The Streptomyces camelliae genome window below encodes:
- a CDS encoding class I SAM-dependent methyltransferase, which yields MPFDHNDHYHRLLLRHMPRNCGAALDVGCGTGRFARRLAHLGIEVDAIDPSEEAIAEARALSGRLAGDRSPRFRHANVTEVELPEDHYDFISCLASIHHMPFDTVAALRDALAPGGVLVILGCYPEKTRLDWAWSLAAVPVNAVARLTVAVKDRLRPTAAATGREQVKAPVRQPAMPLLQIRREAAVLLPGCSIRRLLFWRYLLVFRNNG from the coding sequence ATGCCCTTTGATCACAACGACCACTATCACCGTCTGCTGTTGCGCCACATGCCGCGGAATTGCGGTGCGGCCCTGGACGTCGGCTGCGGAACCGGCCGGTTCGCTCGTCGACTCGCTCACCTGGGCATAGAGGTCGATGCGATCGACCCGTCGGAGGAGGCCATCGCCGAGGCCCGCGCTTTGTCGGGGCGGCTAGCGGGCGACCGGAGCCCACGCTTCCGGCACGCGAACGTCACCGAAGTCGAACTGCCCGAGGATCACTACGACTTCATCTCGTGCCTCGCCAGCATCCATCACATGCCGTTCGACACCGTCGCTGCACTGCGTGACGCACTCGCGCCCGGCGGCGTCCTCGTGATCTTGGGCTGCTATCCGGAGAAGACCCGGCTCGACTGGGCTTGGAGTCTGGCGGCCGTTCCCGTCAACGCTGTCGCCAGGCTGACCGTCGCTGTGAAGGACAGGCTTCGCCCCACCGCCGCTGCGACCGGTCGAGAGCAGGTGAAAGCGCCGGTGAGACAGCCGGCCATGCCCCTGCTCCAGATCCGCCGGGAGGCCGCGGTCCTGCTGCCTGGATGCAGCATCCGCAGGCTCCTCTTCTGGCGCTATCTGCTCGTCTTCCGTAACAA
- a CDS encoding CGNR zinc finger domain-containing protein, with the protein MKESVTEEAALPPAQGEGEHLSLALANSAIALPGGHMVDLLRTPALANHWLTERGLAPVDAGMRDMCATQLRALREQIRSLFAAHDAGLPALPAAVTAVNDAMTRVPTAPLLRWDDKTGPYRATPHPTTEIVDHALATLAADAADLLTGPDADRLTACGSAPCNRYLLRHGRRHWCSTRCGDRARAARAYARRTRTTTE; encoded by the coding sequence ATGAAGGAATCCGTGACGGAAGAAGCCGCCCTGCCGCCCGCACAGGGCGAGGGGGAGCACCTCTCCCTCGCGCTCGCCAACAGCGCCATCGCGCTGCCCGGCGGACACATGGTCGATCTCCTCAGGACTCCCGCACTGGCGAACCACTGGCTGACCGAACGCGGGCTCGCCCCGGTCGACGCGGGCATGCGGGACATGTGCGCGACACAGCTGCGTGCGCTGCGCGAACAGATCAGGTCGCTGTTCGCGGCTCATGACGCGGGGCTCCCCGCACTCCCCGCCGCCGTCACGGCCGTCAACGACGCGATGACCCGCGTCCCCACGGCCCCGCTGCTGCGGTGGGACGACAAGACCGGCCCCTACCGCGCCACCCCTCACCCCACCACCGAGATCGTCGACCACGCCCTCGCGACCCTCGCCGCCGATGCCGCCGACCTGCTCACCGGACCCGACGCCGACCGCCTCACTGCCTGTGGCTCCGCCCCCTGCAACCGCTATCTGCTCCGCCACGGCCGCCGCCACTGGTGCTCCACCCGCTGCGGCGACCGCGCCCGCGCCGCCCGCGCCTATGCCCGCCGTACCCGGACCACGACGGAATGA